A portion of the Deinococcus hopiensis KR-140 genome contains these proteins:
- a CDS encoding ArsR/SmtB family transcription factor, with protein sequence MTGIFPFGYNCLNQKEAFLNAATFSALAEPHRLHIVELLIQQPLTVGEIASRLDLRQPQASKHLKVLSDAGIIEVQAQANRRICSLRPEPFQDLDAWLSAYRTLWEGRFDRLESYLRELQTIGPTTPTGGPT encoded by the coding sequence TTGACAGGAATATTCCCATTTGGGTATAATTGTCTCAATCAAAAGGAGGCCTTCCTGAACGCCGCCACATTCAGTGCGCTTGCCGAACCCCACCGCCTGCACATCGTCGAACTTCTGATCCAGCAGCCCCTCACCGTCGGTGAGATCGCCTCCCGCCTCGACCTGCGTCAGCCCCAGGCCTCCAAGCACCTCAAGGTCCTCAGCGACGCCGGCATCATCGAGGTCCAGGCCCAGGCCAACCGCCGCATCTGCAGCCTGCGCCCCGAACCCTTTCAGGACCTCGACGCCTGGTTGAGCGCCTACCGCACCCTCTGGGAAGGCCGCTTTGATCGCCTCGAGAGCTACCTCAGAGAACTTCAGACCATCGGTCCCACCACCCCCACAGGAGGCCCCACATGA
- a CDS encoding SRPBCC family protein yields the protein MTATHTPAITSNIEAGRTLVLERTFKAPRALIYAAFSQAEHLRHWWAPQGWEIPHCTVDFRPEGKWHYCMKCVDPAQGDFYGMDSWGLGIYRDIQAPERIVYTDYFSDADAGINPDLPSTLSTLTFEEVPGGTRVINRAEYNSEGALQTVLDMGMLQGISQTWDRLAEYLSTQG from the coding sequence ATGACCGCAACCCACACGCCCGCCATCACCTCGAACATCGAAGCCGGCCGCACCCTGGTGCTGGAGCGCACCTTCAAGGCTCCACGCGCCCTGATCTACGCCGCGTTCTCTCAGGCCGAGCACCTGCGTCACTGGTGGGCGCCCCAGGGCTGGGAAATCCCCCACTGCACCGTCGACTTCCGCCCAGAGGGCAAGTGGCACTACTGCATGAAGTGTGTCGATCCCGCCCAGGGCGACTTCTACGGCATGGACTCCTGGGGACTGGGCATCTACCGCGACATCCAGGCGCCCGAGCGCATCGTCTACACCGACTACTTCTCCGATGCGGACGCGGGCATCAACCCCGATCTGCCCTCCACCCTCTCGACCCTGACCTTCGAAGAGGTGCCCGGCGGAACCCGCGTGATCAACCGCGCCGAGTACAACTCCGAAGGAGCGCTGCAAACTGTACTCGACATGGGCATGCTGCAGGGCATCAGCCAGACCTGGGACCGCCTCGCCGAATACCTGTCCACACAGGGTTAA
- a CDS encoding beta-ketoacyl-ACP synthase III — translation MRSSIGITALGRYVPERVVSNAEYEAQLATTAEWIESRTGIRERRFARGDEYSSDLGVAAVRDLLSRDPHGLQDVSAVVCATLSPDALMPSTAALIAMQVGLGGAAAFDLSAACSGFVYALSMAQGLILGGTARRVLVVGAEVMSKVVDQNDRNTAVLFGDGAGAVVLGPVPAGYGLQAFALGSDGTGASSLYLRCAAPELPGGFPMGRFLGMNGREVFKFAVRAVVESGTEVLKKSGLATSSVDWVILHQANVRIIEAACERFGMPLSKAVVNLDRYGNTSSATVPLALGEAIDDGRLRDGQQLLLVAFGGGLSWAACTLKWWGGAPSLTSQAQEGVR, via the coding sequence ATGAGGTCCTCCATTGGCATAACAGCGCTGGGAAGGTACGTCCCAGAACGGGTGGTGTCCAACGCCGAATACGAGGCGCAGCTGGCCACCACCGCCGAGTGGATTGAGAGCCGCACCGGTATCCGCGAACGCCGCTTTGCCCGGGGAGACGAATACAGCTCAGACCTGGGCGTGGCCGCTGTGCGCGACCTGCTCTCGCGTGACCCACACGGATTGCAGGACGTGAGCGCCGTGGTCTGCGCCACGCTGAGCCCGGACGCGCTGATGCCGTCCACGGCCGCGCTGATCGCGATGCAAGTCGGGCTGGGCGGTGCGGCGGCCTTCGACCTGTCTGCCGCGTGCAGCGGCTTTGTGTATGCGCTCAGCATGGCGCAGGGCCTGATCCTGGGAGGTACAGCCCGGCGGGTCCTGGTGGTCGGGGCCGAGGTGATGTCCAAGGTGGTGGATCAGAACGACCGCAACACCGCCGTCTTGTTCGGCGACGGTGCGGGCGCGGTGGTGCTGGGCCCCGTCCCGGCGGGCTACGGCCTCCAGGCATTCGCCCTGGGCTCTGACGGGACGGGCGCGTCCAGCCTGTACCTGCGCTGCGCGGCGCCAGAACTCCCCGGCGGCTTTCCCATGGGCCGCTTCCTGGGCATGAATGGCCGCGAGGTCTTCAAGTTCGCGGTTCGGGCCGTGGTGGAGAGCGGCACAGAGGTGCTGAAAAAAAGCGGCCTGGCCACCAGCAGCGTGGACTGGGTCATTCTCCACCAGGCCAATGTCCGCATTATCGAAGCGGCGTGCGAACGCTTTGGGATGCCGCTCAGCAAGGCGGTGGTGAACCTCGACCGCTACGGCAACACATCGAGCGCCACGGTGCCTCTGGCACTGGGAGAGGCCATTGACGACGGGCGCTTGAGAGATGGCCAGCAGCTTCTCCTCGTGGCATTCGGGGGAGGGCTGAGCTGGGCCGCGTGCACCCTCAAGTGGTGGGGAGGCGCGCCGAGTCTGACTTCGCAGGCACAAGAAGGCGTGCGCTGA
- a CDS encoding IS4 family transposase, with translation MIRPSAALSHVDTFAAYLKERLPHHRSDTLRRLTEVLFGILQAESTLHRKIAVHIHRDATPSSILRLVARTFHETDLTPQDVTDVLLPLLPTGKLTFVLDRTNWKLGQRDLNLLVLGVALGDVVLPLMWKVLPHGGNSDMRVRMLLVGLLLKRLPARRWAVLIADREFVGQEWFSFLRARQIKRCIRIRENTVLDEDPARHYFQNLKPGEVRELLERVWVYGSWMRVVATFSPQGERLLVASDLSLWNTLTTYRLRWGIECAFSAMKTRGLNLEQTHMTQPDRLSRLFGLLSLALAWMVRVGAWRAGQQPISTKKHARPAISRASYGRELLCPALRWGKTTFYTYLDLLKSPFPAPERQKT, from the coding sequence GTGATCCGTCCCAGTGCCGCCCTTTCGCATGTTGACACGTTCGCCGCGTACCTCAAAGAACGCCTCCCGCATCACCGTTCCGACACCCTCCGTCGCCTGACGGAGGTCCTGTTCGGCATCCTTCAGGCCGAGTCCACGCTGCACCGTAAGATCGCCGTTCATATCCACCGTGACGCGACGCCGAGCTCCATTCTCCGCCTAGTCGCTCGGACGTTCCACGAAACGGACCTCACGCCGCAGGACGTCACGGACGTCCTGCTTCCACTGCTCCCGACGGGCAAGCTCACCTTCGTTCTGGACCGCACGAACTGGAAGTTGGGTCAGCGCGACCTCAATCTCCTGGTGCTAGGCGTTGCCCTCGGGGATGTGGTCCTCCCCCTCATGTGGAAGGTGTTGCCGCACGGCGGTAACAGTGACATGCGGGTCCGGATGCTCCTGGTCGGTCTGCTTCTGAAGCGTCTTCCCGCTCGACGTTGGGCGGTCCTGATCGCCGACCGGGAGTTCGTCGGGCAGGAGTGGTTCAGTTTTTTGCGAGCGAGGCAGATCAAGCGATGTATCCGTATCCGGGAAAACACTGTATTGGACGAAGATCCTGCACGCCACTACTTCCAGAATCTCAAGCCGGGAGAGGTTCGTGAACTGCTCGAACGGGTCTGGGTGTACGGCAGTTGGATGCGCGTAGTGGCGACGTTCTCCCCACAGGGAGAGCGCCTCCTCGTCGCCTCGGATTTGTCCCTCTGGAACACACTGACGACCTATCGTTTGAGGTGGGGCATCGAATGTGCGTTCTCAGCCATGAAAACTCGGGGTTTGAACCTCGAGCAGACCCACATGACCCAGCCAGATCGCCTCTCCCGCCTCTTTGGGCTGCTCAGCTTGGCACTGGCCTGGATGGTCCGCGTTGGGGCATGGCGGGCGGGGCAGCAGCCTATATCTACCAAGAAGCATGCTCGCCCGGCGATCAGCCGGGCGAGCTACGGGCGGGAACTCCTGTGCCCTGCCCTTCGGTGGGGAAAAACCACGTTCTACACGTACCTTGACCTGCTTAAGTCCCCTTTTCCCGCTCCTGAACGGCAAAAAACCTAA
- a CDS encoding IS630 family transposase produces the protein MRAAALIPHHTSEELEVAYRQAERPIERSRWQIIWLKSKGKSIPEIIDATGFSRTTISTLIATYNANGEQALLDKRQFNKSDPALNPDQQEALFQALQGPPLSGGFWTSKKVKMHIQEHFGIEVTEVCAWGYLKRLGFPVQVPRPTHTEAASPKEQEAFIKKVEAALSVARAAYPEKQVLLWVQDEGRFGLKPVLKRLWALRGSGL, from the coding sequence ATGAGAGCTGCAGCCTTGATTCCGCACCATACATCTGAAGAGCTTGAAGTGGCGTATCGCCAAGCCGAACGTCCTATTGAACGCTCCCGCTGGCAAATTATCTGGCTCAAAAGCAAAGGAAAGTCAATTCCAGAGATCATTGACGCGACCGGATTTTCGCGTACAACGATCAGTACGTTGATTGCGACCTACAATGCCAACGGCGAACAGGCTCTTCTGGATAAGCGTCAGTTTAACAAGTCTGATCCTGCTCTCAATCCAGACCAGCAAGAGGCATTATTTCAGGCTCTTCAGGGACCACCCCTCTCGGGTGGTTTCTGGACCAGCAAGAAAGTCAAGATGCACATCCAGGAGCATTTTGGGATTGAAGTGACTGAGGTGTGTGCCTGGGGCTACTTGAAAAGACTTGGCTTTCCTGTTCAGGTTCCTCGACCGACGCATACGGAGGCGGCTTCTCCCAAAGAACAGGAGGCGTTCATAAAAAAAGTCGAGGCGGCGCTGAGCGTTGCTCGAGCCGCTTACCCCGAGAAGCAAGTCCTCCTTTGGGTACAGGACGAAGGACGTTTTGGCCTTAAGCCAGTGTTGAAACGCCTCTGGGCGCTTCGGGGCAGCGGCCTGTGA
- a CDS encoding recombinase family protein → MLLIAKLDRLARNVAVVTTLLTSGVRFISVEMLEADNLTIHIMAAVTEREAPLISART, encoded by the coding sequence GTGCTCCTCATTGCCAAACTCGACCGCCTTGCCCGCAACGTCGCTGTCGTCACCACCCTCCTGACGTCCGGAGTCCGCTTTATCTCCGTGGAAATGCTGGAAGCTGACAACCTCACCATCCACATCATGGCAGCTGTAACGGAGAGGGAAGCTCCGCTGATCTCGGCGAGGACATAG